The following DNA comes from Desulfuromonadales bacterium.
GCATGACCGCCTGGAGCTGGGGCTGGTTGGCGCCCTTCTGAAAGAACAGCGTCTCGACTGCGACGAGGCGTTCGCCGACGAGCTGGTGCTCACGCTCCCCCCCGGCCATCTCTGGGCGGGGCGCTCGTCGGTCCGCCCAGAGGAGCTGGAGGCCGAGCCCTTCATCCTGCGCGAATCGGGTTCGGGGACGCGCCTGGTGATGAGCCAGGCGCTGCGTGAGCACGGCTTCGACCCGGCGCGGCTGCGCGTGGTGGCCGAGATGGGGAGCAGCGAGGCAGTCCGCCAGGGGATCCGCTTCCGCCTCGGCATCTCCATCCTCTCCTCGCTGGCCGTCGCCGAAGACGTGCGGCGCGGTGACCTGGTGACCGTACCCCTCGAAGGGGTACGCATTCGGCGGCCCTTCTACCTGGTGCGCCGCAAGGGACGCCAGCTCTCGCCACTGGCCCTCGCTTTTTACGAGCACCTCCGGCTGGCCGGTGTGAAGGCTGAAGGCTGAAGGCTGAAGGCTGAAGACGGAAGGCTGAAGACGGAAGGCTGAAGACGGAAGACGGAGGACGGAGGACGGAGGACGGAGGACGAGGGCGGCCGGTGGCCGCCCGTTATTATTGTTCCAGCGCGTGGCGTTTGATCTTTTCGACCAGGGTGGTGCGGTTGATGCCGAGCAGACTGGCGGCGCGAGCCTTGACCCCGTCGGAGAGTTCCAGCGCCTCGCCGATCATCCGCCGTTCGAGCGCCTCGATGATGCGTACCATGTCGACCCCGTCCTCGGTGACCCTGGGGCAGAGCAGGCCCGGTATCGACTCGTCGTCGATGCCGCCGATGCCGGCCGGCAGGTCGCTCCCTTCGATGATCTCGCCGTCGGTCAGGGCGACGGAGCGCTCGATGACATTCTCCATCTCGCGGACGTTGCCGGGCCAGTCATAGGCTTCCAGCGCCTGCATGGCGGCGGGGGAGATGGACATGAGCGGACGGTTCATCTCCTTGCAGCTCTTCAGCAGGAAATGGCGGGCGAGCAGGGCGATGTCCTCGCGCCGTTCGCGCAGGGGGGGGAGCAGGATGGGGATGACGTTGAGGCGGTAGTAAAGGTCCTCGCGGAAGGCGCCGCGCTTGACCTCATCCTCGATGTTGGCGTTGGTCGCCGAGATGACCCGGACGTTGAGCTTGATCCGCTTGCTGGTGCCGACCCGCTCCACTTCGTGCTCCTGCAGCACCCGCAGCAGCTTCATCTGCAGATGCATCGGCATGGTGCCGATTTCGTCGAGGAAGATGGTGCCGCCGTTGGCCGCCTCGAACTTGCCCGGCTTGTCAGCCACGGCGCCGGTGAAGGAGCCGCGGGCGTGGCCGAAGAGCTCGCTCTCCAGCAGTTCGGCCGGGATGGCGCCGCAGTTGATGGCGATGAACGGCTTTTCGC
Coding sequences within:
- a CDS encoding LysR substrate-binding domain-containing protein produces the protein HDRLELGLVGALLKEQRLDCDEAFADELVLTLPPGHLWAGRSSVRPEELEAEPFILRESGSGTRLVMSQALREHGFDPARLRVVAEMGSSEAVRQGIRFRLGISILSSLAVAEDVRRGDLVTVPLEGVRIRRPFYLVRRKGRQLSPLALAFYEHLRLAGVKAEG
- a CDS encoding sigma-54 dependent transcriptional regulator, producing MRNLSQILLIDDESHNREALTLLLTHAGYQVQSAASGEEALKILQETPFEIVITDLFLPGVSGIDILKRVKEDSPFTNVILITGNASAETAVEAMKEGAFDYITKPLNFEKLKILVAKALEKSRLVAENLYLRQQLRGKYKFDRIIGNSPAMQQVFSRMEKIVHTDSTILILGESGTGKELVAKAIHFNGPRREKPFIAINCGAIPAELLESELFGHARGSFTGAVADKPGKFEAANGGTIFLDEIGTMPMHLQMKLLRVLQEHEVERVGTSKRIKLNVRVISATNANIEDEVKRGAFREDLYYRLNVIPILLPPLRERREDIALLARHFLLKSCKEMNRPLMSISPAAMQALEAYDWPGNVREMENVIERSVALTDGEIIEGSDLPAGIGGIDDESIPGLLCPRVTEDGVDMVRIIEALERRMIGEALELSDGVKARAASLLGINRTTLVEKIKRHALEQ